GCTGCCGACCGGCTCGCCGTTGTAGTCGGACGTGGTCTTCGAGACGACGACCAGCAGCGCGCCCGCGTCGGCCGCCCACGTCCGGTTGCCCTCGGCCAGCAGGTCCAGGTAGGACTCCCACGCCTCGTCGTCGCGCTCCGCGTAGACGAACCGCCAGTGCTGGTTGTTTCGCGAGGAGGGGGCCCAGCGGGCGGCCTCAAACAGCGCGAGCAGGTCCGCCTCGGCCACCGGCTCGCCCGTCATCGCCCGCGGCGACCACCGGTTGACGAAGACGGGCGCCACGTCGTGGTCCGGGTCGCGATGCTCGGCGACCTCCGGCGTGAACTCGGTCAGCGGCGACCGCTCCGCGGCCACCGCCTCGCCGCCGTCCGCGGCTGTCTCCTCGCCGTCGATCCCGTCGGAACCGCTCGAAGCGTCGGTCATCTCGTCTGAACCGTCGTCCTGTGTCCGGATAAGTATCAGCTATCGGACGTGGAACCCCGTTGGACGGACCGAACCGAGTTACGAGTCGCATCCAGGTAACGATATGCAACCGATCGGCCGGCCGCGTTCCCGCGGCCGCTCGCCGGTCACCTCTCGTCGGACTCGTACTCCTGGTAGACGACGTGGCCACAGGCCTTGCAGTGGGAGGCGTCGGGGTCGTGGCCGGTGAGCCCGCAGTCGTGGCAGGTCGTCGGCACCTTGTCGTCGCTGGTCCACGCCCTGACGATCTTGCTGGCCTGCCAGGGGATGAGGATGATAGCCGCGAGGACGCTGATAACGGTCACCCAGCGGCCCGGACGCGTAACGGGAACGATGTCGCCGAAGCCGACCGTCGACAGGGTGATCACCACGTAGTAGAACGCGTCGCCGAAGTGTTCGACGCCCGGATTGGCGCGGGTCTCGGCGGCGTAGAACAGGCCAGCCGAGACGAACAGGACGACCAACACCGTCAGCAGGAGCTTCGTCGCCCGCAGCGCGCCGCCGGAGACGGAGCCGAAGAAAAACTCCTCGTCGCGGGTGAACCGGTAGAACCGCAACACTCGAACCACCCGGAGCACCCGAAGGAACCCGGCGTTCAGCGCGACTGCCGGCACCGGGTAGAGGATCACGAGGACGGTCGGGAGCACCGACAGCAGGTCGACGACCGTGTACGGGTTGAGGAACTCCGACAGGCGGTCGCGGGCCCCGTAGATCCGGAGGACGTACTCCATCGTGAACACCCCCGCGATGGCGACCTCCAGATCCCAGAGGCGCGCCCGCGTCGCTGGCTCCAGGGAGTACGTCTGGGCGACGAAGACGGCGATGAACACCAGATTCAGCGCGAGCAGTCCGATATCGATCGCCTTCCCCAGCGGCGTCCGATGGTCGAGCAGGTAGAAGCGGACCCGTTCGCGGGCGCCGTCGGGGACGCGAGCGCTCTGGCTGCTCATATCCGTCCCTGTCGCCGGTCGGTTAAGAAACACGCCGCTGCGCGACGAGAGAGCGGACCGCCGCGACGAGCGCAGTCGCTCAACGTGTGGTCGTCGGTAGAATCGAGATGCGTCCGGTCGCCGTCAGGCGACGGTACGAACCTCAGTTAGGCGCGGACGACGTTCGTCGCGCGCGGGCCCTTGGGGGCGTCCTCGATCTCGAAGTCTATCTCGGTCCCTTCCGTCAGATCCTCGCCGCCAACGTCCTCCATGTGGAAGAATACGTCGTCGTCAGAGTCCTCGGTGTCGATGAAACCGTAACCGCCAGTGTCGTTGAAGAAGTCAACCTTTCCGTTTGCCATTGCGAGTGAACGAACGCCGAGTACACGGTTAAGCATTCCGTATCTGTTTTCCAATTTCGCGATATAGTGGAATTTATCTCCCGTGAGTGGGAGAAATTGGACGAACTACCACAACCTCCGGATCGTGTTCGGATCGTGGCCGATACGACACAACACGGCCGGCTTTCTCCGGGATCCTCGGTTATCTCTGTGTGATACGTCCGCGTGGAGCGCTCTCACGCGGCGGAGACCGCCACGGAGTCGGGACGGACGGCCCGACGGGACTATACGTCCGGCGCCCGGCGTGTCC
The window above is part of the Halosimplex rubrum genome. Proteins encoded here:
- a CDS encoding nitroreductase family protein, yielding MTDASSGSDGIDGEETAADGGEAVAAERSPLTEFTPEVAEHRDPDHDVAPVFVNRWSPRAMTGEPVAEADLLALFEAARWAPSSRNNQHWRFVYAERDDEAWESYLDLLAEGNRTWAADAGALLVVVSKTTSDYNGEPVGSHSFDTGAAWQNLALEATRRRLATHPIGGFDHEAAAELVDLPDEFEVEAMVAVGHRADPETLPEDLRDREVPKGRRPLDEIVFEGRFEDEE
- a CDS encoding potassium channel family protein; the protein is MSSQSARVPDGARERVRFYLLDHRTPLGKAIDIGLLALNLVFIAVFVAQTYSLEPATRARLWDLEVAIAGVFTMEYVLRIYGARDRLSEFLNPYTVVDLLSVLPTVLVILYPVPAVALNAGFLRVLRVVRVLRFYRFTRDEEFFFGSVSGGALRATKLLLTVLVVLFVSAGLFYAAETRANPGVEHFGDAFYYVVITLSTVGFGDIVPVTRPGRWVTVISVLAAIILIPWQASKIVRAWTSDDKVPTTCHDCGLTGHDPDASHCKACGHVVYQEYESDER
- a CDS encoding cold-shock protein, whose product is MANGKVDFFNDTGGYGFIDTEDSDDDVFFHMEDVGGEDLTEGTEIDFEIEDAPKGPRATNVVRA